The proteins below are encoded in one region of Calditrichota bacterium:
- a CDS encoding DUF503 domain-containing protein → MVGFCQIDLFIPGSQSLKEKRFAVKSIKTRIRNKFNVSISELDGAEKWQRVVLGIAIVTNDHKIVDSTFAKIIQFIDGDGRVEILDHFVDIF, encoded by the coding sequence ATGGTTGGTTTTTGTCAAATTGATCTGTTTATTCCGGGGAGTCAATCACTCAAAGAAAAGCGATTTGCGGTTAAGAGCATTAAGACCCGTATTCGAAATAAATTTAATGTATCGATTTCTGAATTGGACGGCGCCGAAAAATGGCAGCGCGTGGTTTTGGGGATTGCAATTGTTACCAACGATCACAAAATAGTCGATTCAACATTTGCGAAAATCATCCAGTTTATTGACGGGGATGGGCGGGTAGAGATTCTTGATCATTTTGTGGATATATTTTAA